The following coding sequences lie in one Synechococcus sp. PCC 7336 genomic window:
- the tnpA gene encoding IS200/IS605 family transposase: MSQQLSTLHHCSYSIRFHLVTCTKYRRKCITQPILDRLKEIFSETLQKWEGELIEFNGEADRVYLLIAVNPKCQPSKLVNNLKTVSSRLIRKEFAEHLGKVYRKPVFWSRSYCIISCGGAPISVLKQYIQQQAEID; encoded by the coding sequence ATGTCGCAACAGCTAAGCACCCTCCACCACTGCTCTTACAGTATTCGCTTTCACTTAGTCACCTGCACTAAATACCGCCGCAAGTGCATCACTCAGCCCATACTGGATAGGCTCAAGGAGATATTTTCAGAGACCCTTCAGAAGTGGGAGGGAGAGCTGATTGAGTTCAATGGTGAAGCGGATCGTGTCTACCTGTTAATAGCTGTAAACCCAAAGTGCCAGCCCTCTAAGTTGGTCAATAACCTGAAAACCGTCTCTAGTCGCTTGATTCGGAAAGAGTTTGCGGAGCACCTAGGCAAGGTCTACCGCAAGCCCGTTTTCTGGAGTCGTTCGTACTGCATCATCTCCTGTGGCGGAGCACCCATTTCAGTCCTGAAGCAGTACATCCAACAGCAAGCCGAGATTGACTGA
- a CDS encoding type I restriction enzyme endonuclease domain-containing protein, which produces MWLTGFDAPCCHTMYIDKPMRGHSLTQAIARVNRAFKGKEAGLVVDYIGIANELKDALKTYTDAKGKGQPTRNIDREALPILREKIEILRSLFHPFDYSEFETKAIDLLIPAANYILGLPDGKKRFLDAVTAVNKAFSLCSTLEAAAALRKEIAFFTAVKVAIVKSTTVDRKRTEAEKHSALKQILDNAIVAEGVTDVFALAGLDTPNISLLSEEFLEDLRHLQYKNLAVELLEKLLPKFRRSAPPIAEGLGGGEAAGDRREQSVNLGLLLDVLLQD; this is translated from the coding sequence ATGTGGCTCACCGGCTTCGACGCCCCCTGCTGCCATACCATGTACATCGACAAACCCATGCGCGGTCACAGCCTCACGCAGGCGATCGCCCGCGTCAACCGCGCCTTCAAAGGCAAAGAAGCCGGTCTAGTCGTCGATTACATCGGCATCGCCAACGAACTCAAAGACGCCCTCAAAACCTACACCGACGCCAAAGGCAAAGGTCAACCCACCCGCAACATCGATCGAGAAGCCCTCCCCATCCTGCGGGAAAAAATCGAAATTCTGCGATCGCTCTTCCACCCGTTCGATTACAGCGAATTCGAAACCAAAGCCATCGATCTCCTCATACCAGCCGCTAACTACATCCTCGGTTTACCCGATGGCAAAAAGCGATTCCTCGATGCTGTCACTGCCGTCAACAAAGCCTTCTCCCTCTGTAGCACCCTCGAAGCCGCCGCTGCCCTACGCAAAGAGATCGCCTTCTTCACCGCCGTCAAAGTCGCGATCGTCAAATCCACCACCGTCGATCGCAAACGCACCGAAGCCGAAAAACATTCCGCCCTCAAACAAATTCTCGACAACGCGATCGTCGCTGAAGGAGTCACCGACGTCTTCGCCCTAGCCGGTCTAGACACCCCCAATATCAGCCTCCTCTCTGAAGAATTCCTCGAAGACCTGCGCCACTTACAGTACAAAAACCTTGCAGTAGAACTGCTGGAAAAACTGCTACCGAAATTCCGTCGCAGTGCTCCGCCCATAGCCGAAGGTTTGGGGGGTGGTGAAGCGGCGGGCGACCGGAGGGAGCAATCAGTCAATCTCGGCTTGCTGTTGGATGTACTGCTTCAGGACTGA
- a CDS encoding type I restriction endonuclease subunit R, giving the protein MITEDQLEQLCLQWFQDTGWIYIPGPDLAPEGPTPERKDYRDVILTDRLQTALTQINSALPPAAIAEALHIATTPEHPTLIQNNHAFHRLLKNGIPVEYTNQEGETIGDRALLIDFHTPSNNDYLVVNQFTVTGTKIPRRPDIVVFVNGLPLVVVELKNPAKEDTDIWEAYRQLQTYKDEISDLFVYNQALAISDGITARIGSLTATEEWFLPWRAVDNEDDRPLLEFQLETLVKGFFQPNLFLDYIRNFILFERDGDTLVKKIAGYHQFHGVREAIRVTLIASAPTEPSGLLKETRATYGREVKPGSHKAGVFWHTQGAGKSISMCCYAGKLLQQPAMKNPTPIVVTDRNDLDGQLYQQFCKATDLFKDTPEQADSREQLREKLSTRASGGIIFTTVQKFSLLDTEPPSPFTTKAVSPNSTSTTQTSKHSTKKSKISSKTKKTSPPAKTPRANGHN; this is encoded by the coding sequence ATGATTACCGAAGACCAACTCGAACAACTCTGCCTCCAGTGGTTCCAAGACACCGGCTGGATCTACATCCCTGGCCCCGACCTAGCCCCCGAAGGCCCCACCCCCGAGCGCAAAGACTACCGCGACGTTATCCTCACCGATCGCCTCCAAACCGCCCTCACCCAAATCAACTCAGCCCTTCCCCCAGCAGCGATCGCCGAAGCCCTCCACATCGCCACCACCCCCGAACACCCCACCCTCATCCAAAACAACCACGCTTTCCACCGCCTCCTCAAAAATGGCATCCCCGTTGAGTACACCAACCAAGAAGGCGAAACCATCGGCGATCGCGCCCTACTCATCGACTTCCACACCCCCTCAAACAACGACTACCTCGTCGTCAATCAATTCACCGTCACCGGCACCAAAATCCCTCGTCGCCCCGACATCGTCGTATTCGTCAACGGTCTACCTCTCGTAGTTGTCGAACTCAAAAACCCCGCTAAAGAAGACACCGACATCTGGGAAGCTTACCGCCAACTGCAAACCTACAAAGACGAAATCTCCGACCTGTTCGTCTACAACCAAGCCCTCGCCATCAGCGACGGCATCACCGCCCGCATCGGCTCCCTCACCGCCACCGAAGAATGGTTCCTACCCTGGCGGGCTGTCGATAACGAAGACGATCGCCCACTCCTCGAATTCCAACTTGAAACTCTAGTCAAAGGCTTCTTCCAACCCAACCTCTTTCTCGACTACATCCGCAACTTCATCCTGTTCGAGCGAGACGGCGACACCCTCGTCAAAAAAATCGCCGGATACCACCAATTCCACGGCGTCCGCGAAGCCATCCGCGTCACCCTCATCGCCTCCGCCCCCACCGAACCATCCGGTCTACTCAAAGAAACCCGCGCCACCTACGGACGGGAAGTCAAACCCGGCTCCCACAAAGCCGGAGTCTTCTGGCACACCCAAGGAGCAGGCAAAAGCATCTCCATGTGCTGCTACGCCGGAAAACTCCTGCAACAGCCCGCCATGAAAAACCCCACCCCGATCGTCGTCACCGATCGCAACGACCTCGACGGCCAACTCTACCAACAATTCTGCAAAGCCACCGACCTGTTCAAAGACACCCCCGAACAAGCAGACAGCCGCGAACAACTGCGCGAAAAACTCTCCACCCGAGCCTCCGGCGGCATCATCTTCACCACCGTCCAGAAATTCTCACTCCTAGACACGGAGCCACCGTCCCCATTTACTACGAAAGCCGTCTCGCCAAACTCGACCTCAACAACACAGACATCGAAGCACTCAACCAAGAAGTCGAAGATATCGTCGAAGACGAAGAAGACCTCGCCACCCGCGAAAACACCAAGAGCCAATGGGCACAACTAG
- a CDS encoding DUF2442 domain-containing protein — MLKDIIKVTPKTGYQLHLTFEDGLEGTIDISQSIQFTGIFAPLQDITYFQTVQVHPEWGTIYWNNGADLDPDVLYATISGQLTPTTNAAP; from the coding sequence ATGCTAAAAGACATCATCAAAGTCACCCCAAAAACCGGCTACCAACTTCACCTCACCTTCGAAGACGGACTCGAAGGCACCATCGACATCAGCCAATCGATCCAATTCACCGGCATCTTCGCCCCCCTCCAAGACATCACCTACTTTCAAACCGTCCAAGTCCACCCCGAATGGGGCACCATCTACTGGAACAACGGCGCAGACCTAGACCCCGACGTCCTCTATGCCACCATCTCAGGCCAACTCACCCCCACAACCAACGCCGCCCCATAA
- a CDS encoding DUF4160 domain-containing protein: MPEISRFLGIIITMYYNDHPPSHFHVRYNQQKALINIETLSILEGKLSPRVLGLVIEWATIHQAELKQNWQLARQNTPLENIDPLD, from the coding sequence ATGCCCGAAATTAGTCGTTTCCTCGGCATCATCATCACGATGTACTACAACGACCATCCCCCCAGTCACTTCCACGTCCGTTACAACCAGCAAAAAGCACTCATTAACATAGAAACCCTATCTATACTAGAGGGGAAACTATCACCCAGAGTTCTCGGCTTAGTCATCGAATGGGCCACAATCCACCAAGCCGAACTCAAACAAAACTGGCAACTAGCCCGACAAAACACCCCCCTCGAAAACATCGACCCCCTGGACTAG
- a CDS encoding restriction endonuclease subunit S, with the protein MSSEWLETTLGEVVELKRGYDLPRRNRKDGTIPIVSSSGISDTHNEAKVSGPGVVTGRYGTLGQVYWIEGDYWPLNTTLYVKDFKGNDPRYISYLLETIDYLSYSDKAAVPGVNRNHLHLAKVKIPRYEEQKLIAHILNTLDEKIELNRQMNQTLEAIAQAIFKSWFVDFEPVKAKQKAREAGGSAEDIERAGMAAICGKATTKLDFLANEIQESLNSATKLFPDELTSSEFGIIPLGWNSGCLIDFAKLTMGQSPKSEFYNTEGQGLPFHQGVKNFGSRFPTHNVFCTVENRIAERGDILFSVRAPVGRINVADRKMVIGRGLAAIRHKDNKQSFLNYFLKHSFQEEDIIGSGTIYNSVTKKEMQTLSVLSPSSLVLEYFEKIAVPIDILIAKNDNQIRILSELIYTLLPKLLSGEINFSGAGKQLQKVVQ; encoded by the coding sequence ATGTCATCTGAGTGGCTGGAAACAACGCTCGGTGAAGTGGTCGAGCTCAAAAGAGGGTATGACCTTCCACGAAGGAATCGGAAGGATGGAACAATACCAATCGTTTCATCTTCAGGTATTTCAGATACTCATAATGAGGCTAAAGTTTCAGGCCCAGGAGTTGTAACTGGCCGATATGGAACGCTAGGACAAGTTTATTGGATAGAAGGTGATTATTGGCCGCTCAATACAACTCTATATGTTAAAGACTTCAAAGGGAACGATCCTCGATATATAAGCTATCTATTAGAAACCATCGACTATCTTAGCTATTCAGACAAAGCGGCTGTTCCTGGTGTCAATCGTAATCACCTTCACTTGGCAAAGGTGAAAATTCCACGATATGAAGAACAGAAACTAATTGCTCATATTTTAAATACTCTAGACGAAAAGATCGAACTCAATCGCCAGATGAATCAGACGCTAGAGGCGATCGCCCAAGCAATCTTCAAGTCGTGGTTTGTGGATTTTGAGCCGGTGAAGGCTAAGCAGAAGGCTCGGGAGGCTGGGGGGTCGGCAGAAGACATCGAACGGGCCGGGATGGCAGCGATTTGTGGGAAGGCAACTACTAAGTTAGATTTCTTGGCAAACGAGATACAAGAAAGCCTTAACTCAGCCACAAAACTATTTCCTGATGAGCTTACAAGCTCTGAATTTGGAATTATCCCTTTAGGATGGAATTCTGGATGCTTAATAGACTTTGCAAAACTGACGATGGGACAGTCACCAAAGTCAGAATTCTATAACACTGAAGGTCAAGGTCTGCCCTTTCATCAAGGTGTCAAAAATTTTGGTTCTCGCTTTCCCACGCATAATGTCTTCTGTACTGTAGAAAATCGGATTGCAGAGAGAGGAGACATCTTATTTTCAGTAAGAGCCCCAGTTGGTCGTATTAATGTTGCAGATCGAAAAATGGTTATTGGTCGAGGGCTAGCGGCCATAAGGCATAAAGATAATAAGCAATCATTCCTGAATTATTTCCTCAAGCATAGTTTTCAAGAGGAAGATATAATCGGATCTGGAACAATATATAACTCAGTAACGAAGAAAGAGATGCAAACGCTTTCTGTTCTGTCTCCTTCTTCATTAGTATTGGAATATTTTGAAAAAATTGCAGTGCCAATTGATATTCTGATTGCCAAAAATGATAATCAGATTCGTATACTTTCAGAGCTAATTTATACCCTACTACCTAAGTTACTCTCTGGAGAGATAAACTTTTCAGGTGCAGGAAAGCAACTCCAAAAGGTCGTGCAATAA
- a CDS encoding type I restriction endonuclease subunit M, protein MDEIDESDFVLTPGRYVGAAVEEDDGEPFAEKMKYLTQTLSVQLEKSKELEVEIKKNLEGLGYVI, encoded by the coding sequence TTGGATGAGATTGATGAGAGCGATTTTGTGTTGACACCAGGGAGGTATGTTGGGGCTGCTGTTGAAGAAGATGACGGAGAGCCCTTTGCAGAAAAAATGAAATATCTCACTCAAACACTCAGTGTTCAACTAGAAAAAAGTAAAGAGCTAGAAGTAGAAATCAAGAAGAATTTAGAAGGTTTAGGCTATGTCATCTGA
- a CDS encoding N-6 DNA methylase, translating to MQSERFIERHGGRIGNISVYGQESNPTTWRLAAMNMAIRGIDFNFGQEPANSFTNDQHPDLRADFVMANPPFNMKEWWSGKLEDDPRWRYGTPPERNANFAWLQHMLYHLAPNGSLALLLANGSMSSNTRGEGDIRRALLVNDLVECMVALPGQLFTNTQIPACIWFLTKNKKARAHGESKLRDRSGDVLFIDARNCGYMKDRVLRDFTDEDIEKIAGTFHKWKRGMDMRTRQDFVSLQRWMRLMRAILC from the coding sequence GTGCAGAGCGAGCGGTTTATTGAGAGGCATGGGGGGCGGATTGGCAATATTTCGGTGTACGGGCAGGAGTCGAATCCGACGACTTGGCGGTTGGCGGCGATGAATATGGCGATTCGGGGGATTGATTTTAATTTTGGTCAGGAGCCTGCGAATAGTTTTACGAACGACCAGCATCCGGATTTGCGGGCGGATTTTGTGATGGCGAATCCGCCTTTTAATATGAAGGAATGGTGGAGTGGGAAGTTAGAGGACGATCCGCGCTGGAGGTATGGGACGCCGCCAGAGAGGAATGCGAATTTTGCTTGGTTGCAGCATATGCTGTATCACTTGGCTCCGAATGGGTCGTTGGCGTTGTTGTTGGCGAATGGGTCGATGAGTTCGAATACTCGGGGGGAGGGGGATATTCGGAGAGCGCTGTTAGTGAATGATTTGGTGGAGTGTATGGTGGCGCTGCCGGGGCAGTTGTTTACGAATACGCAGATTCCGGCTTGTATTTGGTTTTTGACGAAGAATAAGAAGGCGAGAGCGCACGGAGAAAGTAAGCTTAGGGATCGGTCTGGAGACGTATTGTTTATCGATGCTCGCAATTGTGGATATATGAAGGACCGGGTGTTGCGGGACTTTACGGATGAGGATATTGAGAAGATAGCGGGGACGTTTCATAAGTGGAAGCGGGGGATGGATATGAGGACGAGGCAGGATTTTGTAAGTCTGCAACGTTGGATGAGATTGATGAGAGCGATTTTGTGTTGA
- a CDS encoding class I SAM-dependent DNA methyltransferase, translating to MSNAEQKFLDGLDKRLWTAADRLRSNLDAAQYKHAVLGLIFLKYVSDAFTQRQREIEAQLRDRDNDYFLDPADYGDDEYEAIVREELEERDYYLEKNVFWVPALARWSMLRENAKLAPGTEIEVKNGKKYVYEFKSIGRLIDDALGEVERDNPRLKGVLNKTYTQLQLPTESLTGSIDLISEIPFEHASLKAKDILGHVYEYFLGQFALAEGKKGGQYFTPKSIVSLIVEAIEPYRGRVYDPAMGSGGGLRAERAVY from the coding sequence ATGTCGAATGCCGAGCAGAAGTTTTTGGATGGGCTGGATAAGAGGCTGTGGACAGCGGCAGATCGGCTGAGGTCGAATTTGGATGCGGCTCAGTACAAGCACGCGGTGTTGGGGTTGATTTTCTTGAAGTATGTGTCGGATGCATTCACACAGCGGCAGCGGGAAATTGAGGCGCAGTTGCGCGATCGCGACAACGATTACTTTCTCGATCCGGCGGATTATGGGGATGACGAGTATGAGGCGATTGTTCGGGAGGAACTGGAGGAGCGGGATTACTACCTAGAGAAGAATGTGTTTTGGGTGCCTGCGCTGGCCCGATGGTCGATGTTGAGGGAGAATGCCAAGCTTGCGCCAGGGACCGAGATCGAGGTGAAGAATGGCAAGAAATATGTTTACGAGTTCAAGTCGATTGGCAGGCTGATTGATGATGCTCTGGGAGAGGTGGAGCGGGATAATCCTCGGCTGAAGGGGGTTTTGAATAAGACGTATACGCAGCTTCAGTTGCCGACGGAAAGTTTGACTGGGTCGATCGACCTGATATCGGAGATTCCGTTCGAGCACGCGAGTTTGAAGGCGAAGGATATTCTCGGGCATGTTTACGAGTATTTTTTGGGGCAGTTTGCGCTGGCGGAGGGGAAGAAGGGGGGGCAGTATTTTACGCCGAAGTCGATTGTGTCTTTGATTGTGGAGGCGATCGAGCCGTATCGGGGGCGGGTTTACGATCCGGCAATGGGGTCGGGGGGGGGTCTTCGTGCAGAGCGAGCGGTTTATTGA
- a CDS encoding SDR family oxidoreductase has protein sequence MPEQLQGQVAIITGSSSGIGAAIAQCMAAAGAKVVVNYVRSSKGAEEVVGEIEAAGGKAIAVQCDVSQEDQVLNLFAQTYAAFGTVDILVNNAGLQRDAKFVDMTLDDWNWVINVNLTGQFLCSREAAKEFIKRGVVSECSCAAGKIICISSVHEVIPWGGHCNYAASKGGVRLLMQSMAQELAPHKIRVNSIAPGAIKTPINRSAWETPEAFNDLLSLIPYNRIGVPEDIGKAAVWLASDDSDYVHGEVLFVDGGMTLYPGFATGG, from the coding sequence ATGCCCGAGCAATTGCAGGGACAAGTGGCCATCATCACCGGATCGAGCTCTGGAATTGGGGCCGCGATCGCCCAATGCATGGCAGCAGCAGGGGCCAAAGTCGTGGTGAACTATGTCCGCAGCTCGAAAGGGGCAGAGGAAGTGGTGGGCGAGATTGAAGCGGCGGGGGGAAAGGCGATCGCCGTTCAGTGCGATGTCAGCCAAGAAGACCAGGTCTTGAATCTATTTGCCCAGACCTACGCAGCGTTTGGGACCGTGGACATCCTCGTCAACAATGCCGGACTGCAGCGGGATGCCAAGTTTGTGGACATGACGCTGGATGACTGGAACTGGGTGATTAACGTCAATCTCACCGGTCAGTTTTTGTGCTCCCGCGAAGCCGCCAAGGAATTTATCAAGCGGGGGGTGGTGTCGGAGTGTTCCTGTGCGGCTGGCAAGATTATCTGCATTAGCTCCGTCCACGAGGTCATACCTTGGGGGGGGCACTGCAACTATGCGGCGTCGAAGGGGGGCGTACGGCTGTTGATGCAGAGTATGGCACAGGAGTTGGCCCCCCATAAAATTCGGGTGAACAGCATTGCACCGGGGGCGATTAAGACCCCCATTAACCGTTCGGCATGGGAGACCCCGGAGGCGTTCAATGACCTACTCAGCTTAATTCCCTACAATCGCATTGGGGTGCCGGAAGATATTGGCAAAGCGGCGGTGTGGCTGGCTTCGGACGACTCCGATTACGTTCACGGGGAAGTTCTGTTTGTGGATGGGGGCATGACCCTCTATCCCGGATTTGCAACGGGAGGCTAA
- a CDS encoding glycosyltransferase family 2 protein, with protein sequence MGPAPFTLEQADSPPRILPQRRRVKASLVMVFVWLTVVVLHVVPVTRWAVTGLAAGMVMYAGRLVCVSPFSPPPVLGAEVACGEGINFDGNPGSPLTVALGNSDSQPFPRVSILIPAKNEGSVIPALMESLSNLDYPADRLEIWAIDDASTDDTAAQLALWQEHLPQLHVHQRSPGATGGKSAALNEVLPRTFGDIIGVFDADALVPEDLLRRSLAIFQQKPSVVALQLRKAIANSDRNFWTRNQMAEMALDSYFQQQRRAIGGIGELRGNGQLVSRAALERAGGWNEDTITDDLDLTIRFHLAGGDVAFLADPAVQEEGVTRWKNLWPQRNRWAEGGYQRYLDYWPGIFNNDLGTAKTLDLALFFTIQYLLPMAAIPDLAMAIVHRHNVVLWPLSSVAISMSTIAMFQGLRRSHRLRGWKLIRTTAVGTIYMLHWVPVMVLTTARMCVRAKRLRWVKTLHVGSL encoded by the coding sequence ATGGGTCCTGCCCCTTTCACGTTGGAACAAGCTGATAGTCCGCCTCGAATTCTGCCGCAACGGCGTCGCGTCAAAGCCAGTCTGGTGATGGTCTTTGTCTGGCTGACCGTGGTTGTCCTGCACGTTGTTCCCGTCACCCGCTGGGCGGTGACGGGGCTGGCTGCGGGGATGGTCATGTATGCCGGTCGCCTGGTCTGCGTCTCGCCCTTCTCTCCTCCCCCCGTGCTGGGAGCGGAGGTGGCCTGCGGTGAAGGGATAAATTTCGATGGAAATCCCGGCTCCCCCTTGACCGTGGCGTTAGGGAATTCCGACTCGCAACCTTTCCCTCGCGTCTCGATCCTAATTCCTGCCAAGAATGAAGGGAGCGTGATTCCGGCGCTGATGGAGAGCCTCAGCAACCTAGACTATCCTGCCGATCGCCTTGAAATTTGGGCCATTGACGATGCCAGCACGGATGATACTGCCGCTCAGCTCGCGCTGTGGCAAGAGCACCTGCCCCAGTTACACGTCCACCAACGATCGCCTGGAGCCACGGGCGGCAAGTCTGCGGCCCTCAACGAGGTATTGCCCCGCACCTTTGGCGACATTATTGGGGTATTCGATGCAGATGCATTGGTGCCCGAAGATTTACTGCGGCGATCGCTGGCGATTTTTCAGCAGAAGCCCTCGGTGGTAGCCCTGCAGTTGCGCAAGGCGATCGCCAATAGCGATCGCAATTTTTGGACCCGCAATCAAATGGCCGAGATGGCCCTCGACAGCTACTTCCAGCAGCAGCGACGGGCGATTGGAGGCATTGGCGAATTGCGCGGTAACGGCCAGCTCGTCAGTCGCGCTGCCCTCGAACGGGCAGGCGGCTGGAACGAAGATACCATCACCGACGACTTAGACCTGACCATACGCTTTCATCTCGCGGGAGGCGATGTAGCCTTTTTGGCAGACCCTGCGGTGCAAGAGGAAGGGGTGACCCGTTGGAAGAACCTATGGCCGCAACGGAACCGTTGGGCGGAGGGGGGCTACCAGCGCTATCTCGATTACTGGCCCGGAATTTTCAATAACGATCTCGGGACGGCCAAAACCCTCGATCTGGCCCTCTTTTTCACGATTCAATATTTATTGCCGATGGCTGCGATTCCCGATCTGGCGATGGCGATTGTCCACCGTCACAATGTGGTGCTGTGGCCCCTGAGTTCGGTGGCGATATCCATGAGTACGATCGCCATGTTTCAGGGTTTGCGGCGATCGCATCGCCTGCGCGGTTGGAAATTAATCCGCACAACCGCAGTGGGGACGATCTACATGCTCCACTGGGTGCCAGTGATGGTGCTGACAACGGCTCGCATGTGCGTGCGAGCCAAGCGTCTCAGATGGGTAAAGACCCTGCACGTCGGCAGCCTCTAG
- a CDS encoding YlqD family protein, which produces MDDITATPSLLLKRAVIVKSIVTEAFKVKTQEQVQQQVQALDNQMQQLEFQGKRAIAEIEKKTIQPAGPEATQQIESIKSQVNTQKAKILNQKNALLQQLNQISGMELNQEVTLQTNLESYCRVSPGDNLGEKLRVEVVLEDEVIKEIRGNLG; this is translated from the coding sequence ATGGACGACATTACTGCAACCCCCTCTCTGCTACTCAAACGCGCTGTCATCGTCAAATCCATTGTGACGGAAGCGTTTAAAGTAAAGACTCAAGAGCAAGTACAGCAGCAAGTACAAGCCCTCGACAACCAAATGCAGCAACTGGAGTTTCAAGGCAAGCGCGCGATCGCCGAAATTGAGAAGAAAACCATTCAGCCTGCCGGACCGGAAGCGACTCAGCAAATCGAGTCGATTAAGTCTCAGGTCAACACCCAAAAGGCAAAGATTCTCAATCAAAAGAACGCTTTGCTGCAGCAGCTCAACCAAATTTCCGGGATGGAACTCAATCAGGAAGTCACGTTACAAACCAATCTAGAAAGCTACTGTCGCGTCAGCCCCGGCGACAACCTAGGGGAGAAACTGCGGGTTGAAGTGGTTCTAGAAGACGAAGTCATTAAGGAAATCCGGGGCAACCTGGGCTAG